One genomic window of Solanum stenotomum isolate F172 chromosome 9, ASM1918654v1, whole genome shotgun sequence includes the following:
- the LOC125876777 gene encoding uncharacterized protein LOC125876777, whose protein sequence is MRCKVPSLVDLCVQTAVDNVRYLGDVGETDTHLLERILPHCSLEQLTHVENSTEGRDLSQVTDRLWKRFYQIEFGDKSINQVVERMKKVKVTFKWKQLYEAKTEEMEETQQRSFERIKELYQNENAKRQSRQVRVCTKVPPSSNKRSFYGSGLGSNFGNTKSPLMKKAKIEFVNSREVKNLAAMKNKSVQRNHSQVSSIKKPGDLVSSQERGRGYEPDTAARRDSSTYPDTAARRGSSTYSDTAARRGSSTYPDTATRLGSSTYPDTAARRGSSTYPDTTTRLGSSPMALSARSKFTSRWERS, encoded by the exons ATGAGGTGTAAGGTTCCTTCGCTGGTAGATTTATGTGTTCAGACAGCAGTAGATAATGTGAGATACCTTGGGGATGTTGGTGAAACAGACACTCATCTACTAGAGCGCATTTTGCCTCACTGTTCTCTTGAACAGTTAACACATGTGGAGAATTCGACAGAA GGAAGAGATCTCAGTCAAGTGACTGATAGACTTTGGAAGAGGTTTTACCAGATTGAGTTTGGTGACAAGAGCATCAATCAGGTGGTCGAGAgaatgaagaaagtgaaagtAACATTTAAATGGAAACAGTTATATGAG GCGAAGACAGAGGAAATGGAGGAAACTCAACAAAGGTCATTCGAGAGAATCAAGGAATTGTACCAAAATGAAAATGCCA AACGGCAAAGCCGACAAGTTCGAGTCTGCACAAAGGTTCCCCCTTCTAGCAATAAAAGAAGCTTTTATG GTAGTGGACTTGGTAGCAATTTTGGCAACACAAAGAGTCCGTTGATGAAGAAGGCAAAAATAGAGTTTGTCAACAG TCGAGAAGTAAAGAATTTAGCTGCTATGAAGAATAAGTCTGTGCAAAGAAATCATAG CCAAGTTTCTTCTATTAAGAAACCAGGTGATTTAGTTTCTTCTCAAGAAAGAGGCAGAGGATATGAGCCTGACACAGCAGCTAGGCGTGATTCCTCCACATATCCTGACACCGCAGCTAGGCGTGGTTCCTCCACATATTCTGACACCGCAGCTAGGCGTGGTTCCTCCACATATCCTGACACCGCAACTAGACTTGGTTCCTCCACATATCCTGACACTGCAGCTAGGCGTGGTTCCTCCACATATCCTGACACCACAACTAGGC